One genomic segment of Brassica napus cultivar Da-Ae chromosome A3, Da-Ae, whole genome shotgun sequence includes these proteins:
- the LOC106439008 gene encoding WD repeat-containing protein 48 yields the protein MHRVASSGSNGGSVRNRKEKKLTYVLNDANDSKHCAGVNCLDVLKSSVSSDRSYLFTGSRDGTLKRWAFDEDASFCSATFESHVDWVNDAALAGESTLVSCSSDTTVKTWDSLSDGACTRTFRQHTDYVTCLAVAAKNNNVVASGGLGGEVFIWDIEAALSPVTKPNDAMEESSTNGLGNSQPVTSLRNVGSSNNISVQSSPSHGYAPTIAKGHKESVYALAMNDAGTMLVSGGTEKVLRVWDPRTGSKTMKLRGHTDNVRVLLLDSTGRFCLSGSSDSMIRLWDLGQQRCLHTYAVHTDSVWALACTPSFTHVYSGGRDQSLYLTDLATRESVLMCTKEHPIQQLALQDDSIWVATIDSSVERWPAEVQSPEKVFQRGGSFLAGNLSFNRARVSLEGLNPPPAYKVPLMTIPGSHPIVQHEILNNKRQILTKDAGDSVKLWDITKGVVVEDFGKISFEEKKEELFEMVSIPSWFTVDTRLGCLSLHLETPQCFSAEMYSADLKVSGRPEDDKINLGRETLKGLLGHWMAKKKHKPKPQALTSGDILSVKDTKKNLIASKSEDSSAGNDPVYPPFEFPSVSPPSIITEGSQGGPWRKKITEFTGTEDEKDFPLWCLDAVLNNRLPPRENTKLSFFLHPCEGSNVQVVTLGKLSAPRILRVHKVTNYVVEKMVLDSPLDSLAIDGASVSGGPQQLFAGNGLLTPGSKPWQKLRPSIEILCNNQVLSPEWSLATVRTFVWKKPEDLILNYRVAIAK from the exons ATGCACCGGGTTGCAAGTTCTGGGAGTAATGGCGGTTCTGTCCGCAATCGCAAAGAGAAGAAGCTTACCTATGTCTTAAACGATGCCAACGACTCAAAG CACTGTGCTGGCGTTAATTGCTTGGATGTGTTGAAGTCGTCTGTTTCCAGTGATCGGAGCTACCTCTTCACTGGAAGTCGTGATGGTACACTCAAGAGATGGGCTTTTGATGAGGATGCGTCCTTTTGCTCGGCTACTTTTGAGTCTCATGTTGATTGG GTGAATGACGCTGCTTTGGCTGGTGAAAGCACTCTTGTTTCTTGTTCTTCAGACACTACTGTCAAG ACATGGGACAGCTTATCAGATGGAGCCTGTACGAGGactttccgtcagcacacggaCTATGTTACTTGTCTGGCAGTTGCGGCAAAAAAT AACAATGTTGTTGCATCTGGTGGCCTTGGCGGGGAGGTTTTCATATGGGATATCGAAGCTGCTTTATCACCAGTTACGAAACCTAATGATGCAATGGAAGAAAGTTCTACAAATGGTCTTGGGAACTCTCAGCCCGTTACCAGTTTAAGAAACGTTGGTTCGAGCAACAATATCTCTGTGCAGTCATCACCATCCCATGGGTACGCACCAACGATTGCTAAAGGTCATAAGGAGTCGGTCTATGCGTTGGCGATGAATGATGCAGGGACGATGCTCGTCTCTGGTGGAACAGAGAAG GTTTTGCGTGTCTGGGACCCTAGAACTGGTTCAAAAACTATGAAGCTGAGGGGACACACAGATAATGTCAGAGTGCTGCTTCTGGACTCAACTGGCAG GTTTTGCTTGTCTGGGTCCTCTGATTCTATGATAAg ACTTTGGGATCTTGGTCAGCAGAGATGTCTTCATACCTATGCGGTGCACACAGATTCTGTGTGGGCGCTTGCATGCACTCCATCATTTACTCATGTTTATAGCGGTGGAAGAGACCAATCT CTATACTTGACAGACTTGGCAACTAGAGAGAGCGTTTTGATGTGTACCAAGGAACATCCGATCCAGCAATTAGCGTTGCAAGATGATAGTATATGGGTTGCAACAATAGACTCCTCTGTAGAGAGATGGCCCGCCGAAGTACAGAGTCCTGAAAAGGTCTTTCAACGAGGTGGCTCTTTCTTGGCTGGGAACTTGTCTTTCAATAGGGCGAGAGTGTCCTTGGAAGGACTAAATCCA CCCCCTGCCTACAAGGTGCCTTTAATGACTATTCCAGGGAGCCACCCGATTGTGCAGCAcgagattttgaataataaaaggCAAATCTTAACCAAG gACGCAGGTGACTCAGTGAAACTATGGGATATAACTAAGGGTGTTGTGGTAGAGGACTTTGGGAAG ATATCatttgaagagaagaaagaagaactGTTTGAAATG gtaagcattccatcatggttTACTGTGGATACACGACTTGGATGCTTATCCTTACATTTGGAGACTCCACAATGCTTCTCGGCTGAGATGTATTCAGCAGACCTCAAAGTTTCCGGGCGACCTGAAGATGATAAG ATTAATCTAGGTCGTGAAACACTAAAAGGCCTGCTGGGTCATTGGATGGCAAAGAAGAAGCACAAACCAAAACCCCAAGCTCTTACCTCTGGAGATATTCTATCCGTAAAGGATACCAAAAAGAATCTGATTGCATCCAAAAGTGAAGACAGCAGTGCTGGGAATGATCCGGTGTATCCTCCATTTGAGTTTCCTTCTGTCTCCCCTCCGTCCATCATCACTGAGGGCTCTCAAGGAGGTCCATGGAGAAAGAAGATAACTGAGTTTACCGGAACTGAAGATGAGAAGGACTTCCCCTTGTGGTGCTTGGACGCCGTCTTGAACAATCGCCTCCCACCTAGAGAAAATACAAA aTTAAGCTTCTTCCTGCATCCATGCGAAGGCTCAAATGTGCAGGTGGTCACACTAGGGAAACTTAGTGCACCCCGGATCTTAAGAGTTCACAAG GTTACCAATTACGTTGTGGAGAAGATGGTCCTTGACAGTCCGTTGGATAGTTTAGCTATTGATGGAGCAAGCGTTTCAGGAGGACCACAGCAACTGTTTGCAGGAAATGGACTGCTAACGCCTGGATCAAAGCCTTGGCAGAAACTCAGACCTTCCATTGAGATCTTATGCAATAACCAG GTCTTATCTCCAGAGTGGAGTTTGGCAACTGTGCGGACGTTTGTATGGAAGAAACCTGAGGATCTAATCCTCAACTACAGGGTGGCTATAGCTAAATAA
- the LOC106439010 gene encoding uncharacterized protein LOC106439010 yields the protein MAFLSSSSSPTMQKGIFVSVPVLVLSVSFAAAVFFLLSSSLSSSSCSCPSSISSPNGGSVSDVRLEERISTTREDIEWVRDLIRSNGLHMQKNELRKGINPRTRDQQLADLKQYKGISHYEGEEANNHTALPCPGELLVEQHHSNYGEPWAGGRDVFEFLAESSNLKPNSRVLEIGCGTLRVGLHFIRYLNPSHFHCLEKDELSLMAALRYELPSQGLLHKRPLILRGDDMEFSKFGSGVSYDLIYASAVFLHMPDKLVWAGLERLVEKLKPYEGRIFVSHNVKFCSRLGGDECGKKLASLGLEYLGKQTHDSLLFNHYEIWFGFRRLRP from the exons ATGGCgtttctctcctcctcctcttcgcCGACGATGCAGAAAGGAATATTCGTGAGCGTGCCTGTACTTGTCCTCTCCGTTTCCTTCGCAGCTGctgtcttcttcctcctctcctcTTCCCTCTCCTCGTCCTCTTGCTCCTGTCCTTCATCCATATCTTCTCCGAACGGTGGAAGCGTTAGTGACGTGAGGTTAGAGGAGAGGATATCGACGACGAGAGAGGATATAGAGTGGGTGAGAGATCTGATTAGATCCAATGGTTTGCATATGCAGAAGAATGAGCTTAGGAAAGGGATCAATCCTCGTACTAGAGATCAACAACTCGCAGATCTTAAACA GTACAAGGGTATATCTCATTACGAAGGAGAAGAAGCAAACAACCACACAGCTCTTCCATGCCCTGGCGAGTTACTAGTCGAGCAGCACCACAGCAACTACGGCGAGCCCTGGGCAGGCGGCCGCGACGTATTCGAGTTCTTAGCCGAATCCTCCAATCTCAAACCAAACTCTCGCGTCCTCGAAATAGGATGCGGCACCTTACGCGTGGGTCTGCACTTCATCCGCTACCTCAATCCCTCACACTTCCACTGCCTCGAAAAGGACGAGCTCTCTCTAATGGCTGCTCTGAGATACGAGCTTCCCTCTCAAGGTCTTTTGCATAAACGGCCTCTTATACTCAGAGGAGACGACATGGAGTTCAGCAAGTTCGGCTCGGGTGTAAGCTATGATCTTATCTACGCGAGTGCGGTCTTTCTCCATATGCCTGATAAGCTCGTGTGGGCGGGACTCGAGAGGCTGGTGGAGAAGTTGAAGCCTTATGAAGGGAGGATCTTTGTGTCGCATAACGTGAAGTTTTGTTCGAGGTTAGGTGGAGACGAGTGTGGGAAGAAGCTAGCGAGTTTGGGGCTTGAGTATCTTGGTAAACAGACGCATGATAGTTTGTTGTTTAATCATTACGagatttggtttgggtttagacgGTTAAGACCATAA
- the LOC106443887 gene encoding receptor-like cytosolic serine/threonine-protein kinase RBK2 translates to MVVDKINVASPLCCVLPMYDSKHSSYVTEEDSDDLNHTTKHKRTNAMLSASAHDLRCLQVEKEKQDPESPRGALEACLNRCSISSSEDPPQNKEAIENADADVRCKNHRASSNWGKFFKLWKRRSMKRLSSFPPLSCAPVISKRNKNADPDVDDLNLHDIYDFQSSLHSFSITDLEIATDYFNPENIIGRGGYAEVYQGILPEGKLIAVKRLTKGTPDEQTAEFLSELGIIAHVDHPNTAKFIGCCTEDGMYLVFRLSPLGSLGSLLHGPSKDKLTWSRRYKVALGTADGLMYLHEGCQRRIIHRDIKADNILLTEDFQPQICDFGLAKWLPKQLTHHNVSKFEGTFGYFAPEYFMHGIVDEKTDVFSFGVLLLELITGHPALDESQQSLVLWAKPLLEKKEIKQLVDPSLGDEYDRDELNRLTSTASLCIEQSSLLRPRMSQVVELLLGQESCVVTPREDKRKMMQRTYSEELLDSIEYNSTRHLRDLDRIREVALAS, encoded by the exons atGGTTGTAGACAAAATCAACGTAGCTTCTCCCTTATGTTGTGTTCTTCCAAT GTACGACTCAAAACATTCAAGTTATGTCACTGAAGAAGATTCAGACGACCTGAATCACACTACAAAACACAAAAGAACCAATGCTATGCTTTCTGCTTCTGCTCACG atCTGAGATGTCTACAGGTAGAAAAAGAGAAGCAAGATCCTGAATCACCAAGAGGAGCTCTAGAAGCATGCTTAAACCGATGCTCCATCTCTTCCTCAGAAGATCCTCCTCAAAACAAAGAAGCTATAGAAAACGCAGACGCAGACGTGCGTTGCAAGAATCACAGAGCATCTTCGAACTGGGGGAAGTTCTTCAAGCTTTGGAAACGCAGGTCCATGAAACGTTTGTCTTCTTTCCCTCCGTTAAGCTGTGCCCCAGTGATCTCCAAACGCAACAAAAACGCAGATCCAGACGTCGATGATCTGAACCTTCACGATATCTATGACTTCCAATCATCTCTTCACAGCTTCTCAATCACTGACCTCGAAATAGCAACTGACTATTTCAACCCTG AAAACATAATCGGGAGAGGCGGTTACGCAGAGGTTTACCAAGGGATTCTACCAGAGGGAAAGCTAATCGCTGTGAAACGTCTCACCAAAGGCACACCAGACGAGCAAACAGCTGAGTTTCTGTCTGAACTCGGGATTATAGCTCATGTTGATCATCCAAACACAGCCAAGTTCATCGGTTGTTGCACTGAAGATGGAATGTATCTTGTTTTTAGACTATCTCCTCTTGGAAGCCTAGGCTCTCTACTCCATG GACCTTCAAAAGATAAGCTTACTTGGAGCAGACGTTACAAGGTGGCATTAGGAACAGCAGATGGACTAATGTATCTTCATGAGGGTTGTCAAAGAAGGATCATCCACCGTGACATCAAAGCCGACAACATTCTCCTCACCGAGGATTTTCAACCGCAGATTTGCGATTTCGGATTAGCCAAATGGCTTCCTAAGCAGTTGACGCACCACAACGTTTCCAAATTTGAAGGAACATTCGG GTACTTTGCTCCTGAATATTTTATGCATGgcattgttgatgagaagacgGATGTTTTCTCCTTTGGAGTTCTTCTCTTGGAACTCATAACCGGCCATCCAGCTCTTGACGAGTCTCAGCAGAGCCTTGTCTTATGG GCCAAACCGTTGTTagagaagaaagagataaaACAATTAGTGGATCCATCGCTTGGAGATGAGTATGATCGTGATGAGCTTAACCGGTTAACTTCCACGGCTTCTTTATGCATAGAGCAGTCTTCTCTTCTAAGACCCCGCATGAGCCAG GTTGTGGAGTTATTATTAGGTCAAGAAAGTTGCGTTGTGACACCAAGAGAAGACAAGAGAAAGATGATGCAACGAACGTATTCCGAAGAGTTATTAGATAGTATAGAATATAACTCAACTAGGCACTTGAGAGATCTTGATCGCATTCGAGAGGTTGCTTTAGCTTCTTGA
- the LOC106439011 gene encoding E3 ubiquitin-protein ligase ATL6-like, translating into MKRSDHATGVFKIVFLLILLAAELVAGQDNPDPRDERYNYGNLSPAMAVIVVILIAALFFMGFFSIYFRHCSGAPDAGVSPAGGGRTRGNVTAAARGLDVSVVETFPTFVYSEVKTQKLGKGELECAICLNEFEDDETLRLLPKCDHVFHPHCIGAWLEAHVTCPVCRANLAEQVAVEPDLELQEVGVDPEPVVDASVPEQSVTNEVDSRRLPGVPVDVKRVKFSRSHTTGHSVVQPGECTERFTLRLPEDVRKRMVENWKLNRSDSLTRGGSSRRGKPIDRSRAWSDRWLFRKTPSFLWRSRDDGSIRLGATGSVRGNAVVNSTGDSVRSDRWAFLRNGSFLWRNSSVHVPRGGVNKDGEGTSVKSTGAGGSTSGSVRIPV; encoded by the coding sequence atgaaaagatcTGACCACGCGACGGgcgtttttaaaattgttttcttgCTTATATTATTAGCGGCGGAGCTTGTGGCGGGTCAGGACAACCCTGATCCGAGAGATGAAAGGTATAACTACGGTAACTTAAGTCCAGCCATGGCGGTGATCGTCGTGATCCTCATCGCAGCTCTCTTCTTCATGGGCTTCTTCTCCATCTACTTCCGCCACTGCTCCGGCGCACCCGACGCCGGAGTTTCACCGGCTGGTGGTGGAAGAACCAGAGGAAACGTCACCGCGGCGGCGCGTGGGCTAGACGTTTCCGTGGTGGAGACGTTTCCTACGTTTGTCTACTCGGAGGTGAAGACGCAGAAGCTAGGGAAAGGGGAGCTGGAGTGTGCGATCTGTCTGAACGAGTTCGAAGACGACGAAACGCTGCGTTTGCTGCCTAAATGCGATCACGTGTTTCACCCTCACTGCATCGGCGCCTGGCTTGAGGCTCACGTGACTTGTCCCGTTTGCAGAGCGAATCTCGCCGAGCAGGTAGCTGTCGAACCGGATCTTGAGTTGCAGGAGGTGGGGGTAGATCCTGAACCGGTGGTTGATGCTTCTGTACCGGAACAATCGGTTACGAATGAAGTCGATTCGAGGAGATTGCCAGGTGTACCGGTGGATGTTAAACGAGTCAAGTTCTCGAGATCGCATACCACGGGGCATTCGGTGGTTCAACCGGGAGAATGTACCGAGCGGTTTACTCTCCGGTTACCTGAAGATGTGAGGAAGAGGATGGTGGAGAATTGGAAACTAAACCGGTCGGATAGTCTTACTAGGGGAGGGAGTTcaagaagaggtaaaccgatTGATCGGTCAAGGGCTTGGTCTGATCGTTGGTTGTTCCGTAAAACGCCGTCGTTTCTGTGGAGGAGTCGAGATGATGGTTCGATTAGGCTAGGTGCTACCGGTAGCGTTAGAGGCAATGCTGTGGTGAATTCAACCGGTGATTCGGTACGGTCAGACCGGTGGGCTTTTCTTAGAAACGGGTCGTTTCTGTGGAGGAACAGTTCGGTACATGTGCCAAGAGGAGGAGTCAATAAGGACGGCGAAGGAACTTCGGTTAAGTCAACCGGGGCAGGGGGATCAACCAGTGGTTCGGTGAGGATACCGGTTTAG
- the LOC106388885 gene encoding heavy metal-associated isoprenylated plant protein 34-like — protein MNKQDVMKLQTCVLKVNVHCEGCKHKVKKQLQKIEGVYSVKADVEQGKVTVTGNVDPAILVKKLSKSGKHAEIIGGGGGGGKESNGKANGGGGGGQSHGQPMQLTPQQIQQMMMMKAAQAGGGGGKDMKMMMPPVASKDQKKSVKFEEEEDDDDEFSDDDYDDDEEFSEDDYDDDEFDEEDEDDDEMGGHGHMPPNKMTMMPNKMPQMGGGGGAKGPNEIMMMMNGLKAGGGGGGGGGGGGGFEIPVKMKGMGEGKMGKEEKENKGGGGKTGKADAKSGGGLLGFFKKGKSEKGGEKKGDGGGGDKVKSSGGGGGGGEVHHYDDGPKKGGGKSKGGAHGAHDIDELMKQIKAGGGGNKGNHNQISAKGMGGPMGQGGPMGMMGPMGHQGGGAFPAVQGLPMSGGGGYYPPPPQAMNQQQYMQMMMQQQQAAAYGGYGGGHGGGMYHPMMYARPYPAVNYAHPPPMPPPHSGPYSDMFSDENPAGCSIM, from the exons ATGAATAAACAAGATGTTATGAAGCTTCAG ACTTGTGTTCTGAAAGTAAATGTACACTGTGAAGGCTGTAAGCATAAAGTGAAAAAACAGTTGCAGAAAATCGAAG GAGTGTACTCTGTAAAAGCAGATGTAGAACAGGGGAAAGTCACCGTCACAGGCAACGTGGACCCAGCCATTCTCGTTAAGAAGCTGAGCAAATCAGGGAAACACGCCGAGATCATAGGCGGCGGTGGCGGAGGAGGAAAAGAGAGCAACGGGAAAGctaatggtggtggtggtggtggtcagAGTCATGGTCAACCTATGCAGTTGACTCCTCAGCAGATTCaacaaatgatgatgatgaaggctGCTCAagctggtggtggtggtgggaaggatatgaagatgatgatgccTCCTGTGGCATCTAAGGACCAGAAGAAGTCTGTTAAGttcgaagaagaggaagatgatgacGATGAGTTTAGTgatgatgattatgatgatgacGAGGAGTTTAGTGAAGATGATTATGATGACGATGAGTTCGAtgaggaagatgaggatgatgatgaaatGGGAGGACATGGTCACATGCCTCCTAATAAGATGACAATGATGCCTAACAAGATGCCTCAGATGGGTGGTGGCGGTGGAGCTAAGGGACCTAATGagattatgatgatgatgaatggtCTCAAAGccggtggtggtggcggtggcGGCGGAGGAGGTGGTGGGGGGTTTGAGATTCCGGTGAAAATGAAGGGAATGGGTGAGGGTAAaatgggaaaagaagagaaagagaacaaAGGAGGTGGGGGTAAAACCGGAAAAGCAGATGCCAAAAGTGGTGGTGGCCTTCTAGGATTTTTCAAAAAGGGTAAAAGTGAAAAAGGAGGTGAGAAGAAGGGagacggtggtggtggtgataaGGTGAAGTCCTCCGGTGGTGGGGGAGGAGGAGGTGAAGTTCATCATTATGATGATGGGCCTAAAAAGGGAGGAGGCAAGTCGAAAGGAGGAGCCCATGGGGCCCATGATATCGATGAGCTCATGAAACAAATCAAAGCAGGTGGAGGAGGTAACAAGGGTAATCATAATCAAATCAGTGCCAAAGGGATGGGTGGCCCAATGGGTCAAGGAGGTCCAATGGGTATGATGGGTCCAATGGGACACCAAGGCGGCGGCGCTTTCCCGGCGGTTCAAGGCTTACCGATGAGTGGAGGCGGAGGATACTATCCACCACCGCCTCAGGCAATGAACCAGCAACAGTATATGCAAATGATGATGCAACAACAACAAGCTGCAGCTTATGGAGGTTATGGTGGTGGTCACGGTGGAGGCATGTACCATCCGATGATGTATGCTCGGCCTTATCCGGCAGTGAATTATGCTCATCCACCGCCAATGCCGCCTCCGCACTCGGGTCCTTATTCCGATATGTTCAGCGATGAGAATCCAGCTGGTTGTAGTATCATGTGA
- the LOC111214626 gene encoding signal peptidase complex subunit 3A-like, whose product MHSFGYRANALFTFSVTALAFICAIASLSDNFSDQNPSAEIQILNINRFKKQSYENDEVSLTLDITADLQSLFTWNTKQVFAFVAAEYETPKNSLNQVSLWDAIIPDKEHAKFRIQTSNKYRFIDQGHNLRGKEFNLTLHWHVMPKTGKMFADKIVMPGYSLPDAYK is encoded by the exons ATGCATTCCTTCGGTTACAGAGCAAATGCTCTGTTCACGTTCTCCGTCACGGCCCTCGCGTTCATCTGCGCAATTGCGTCTCTCTCAGACAATTTCAGCGACCAGAATCCATCTGCTGAGATCCAG ATACTTAACATCAATCGGTTTAAGAAGCAATCATATGAAAACGATGAG GTGAGCTTGACATTGGACATAACTGCAGACTTGCAGTCACTGTTTACTTGGAACACTAAACAG GTTTTTGCTTTCGTGGCAGCGGAATACGAAACTCCAAAGAACTCCCTGAATCAG GTTTCTCTATGGGATGCGATTATCCCTGATAAGGAACATGCCAAGTTCCGGATTCAAACCTCAAACAAGTACCGTTTCATTGATCAG GGACATAACCTTCGTGGGAAAGAGTTCAATTTGACGTTACACTGGCATGTCATGCCCAAGACCGGCAAGATGTTTGCTGACAAGATTGTCATGCCTGGTTACAGTTTGCCAGATGCATACAAATGA